One Mesoplodon densirostris isolate mMesDen1 chromosome X, mMesDen1 primary haplotype, whole genome shotgun sequence genomic region harbors:
- the LOC132482671 gene encoding protein S100-A11-like, whose protein sequence is MAKISSPTEAEWCIESLIAVFQKHAGRDSNNSKLSKAELLIFMNTELGAFTKNQKDPGVLDIMMKKLDLDSDVQLDFQEFLNLIGGLALACHDSFIKNT, encoded by the exons ATGGCAAAAATATCTAGCCCTACAGAGGCTGAATGGTGCATCGAGTCTCTGATTGCTGTTTTCCAAAAGCATGCTGGAAGGGACAGTAACAACAGCAAACTCTCCAAGGCCGAGTTACTTATCTTCATGAATACAGAGCTGGGTGCCTTCACAAAGAACCAGAAGGACCCTGGTGTCCTTGACATCATGATGAAGAAGCTGGACCTCGACTCTGATGTACAGCTAGATTTCCAAGAATTTCTTAATCTTATTGGTGGCCTCGCTCTAGCATGCCATGACTCCTTTATT aaaaacaca